The window TTATCTGAAAGTATCCCAATGATGCAGTCTCCTCTAGGAGTTAAATAATCATCTTTTGTAATCTCAAGTGTAGTTCTGTGTTTCGCTCTAACATTAAAATGTCCTTTTGCCTTAATTACATCAAACTTGATCATCTTTATCTTCCTTAACTAGAATAAATGTGTAGCCCCTAACTTCTACTAATTTTGCATTTACCTTATCTGCAACTTCTTTAGCGAACGACTTTCTATCTTCAACATCAGCTCCTATTCTTATTTTCACAACCTTATGTTCTTTCAATCGTCTCTTTATTTCGTTTACCATTCCTTCATTGAGTCCTTTCTTGCCTATTCTTATGTCCGGGTGGGATGCCTTTACCCTCTTTACTATCTCTTTTAAGCTCATATCTTCTGACCCATCCACATAATAAACATGTTCTTATAACAACTTTATTTTTTATTCTCCTTCTCTCCGTCAATCCTATAACCAGTGGTACGTAACAATTTCTACATATATTATGCTTATATTCTATAGGAATTCTGAATCTGAATTTACGTGAATACGTGATAGCCAATTTTGTATATTCTCTGGCAAGCTGATACTCTCTATTCTTCGTCATATCAATTGCCATCTCAATGAGTTCTAATGACCTCCTCTTATAGGGTTTTAAATTTTTTACCTTCATTTTTTAGTATTTTTTATCGTGAGATTAAATCTTATATTGTTAGATTCTGCGTTAGAACTTGTTCCTCGAGAGATTATATCTCACCCTGCTGTTGTTAAAAATGCTGTAAGAAGGGGTAAAAAGGCAGAAAATACCTTACTTGATATTTCATTGCATTACAAGGCTATGAGAAACTTAGAGAATGTGAATAAGAGAGGAAGACCAGATATAGTTCATTTTGCATTATTGTTATTTTTAACCCTTGAAGAGGAGATTAGAGGAGATCTATTTGTACATACAATTGACGGTAAAATAATATTTGTTGATAGGCAAATGAGACCACCTAAAAACTACAACAGGTTTGTAGGATTAATGGAACAGTTATTGCTAGAGGGCAAAATTCCTCCAAAGGGTGATAGGTCTCTAATGCAAATTACTAACCTTAAATTAAAGGATCTCTCTAGAAAATACTCTTCTCTAATAGTGTTAAGTGAAAGTGGAAGAAAAGTAAATCCTACTGATTTATGCAAACTCATTCATCAAAATGTGCTATTTGGAGTAGGTGGATTTGCTCATGGGGATTTTTCATCTGAAGTTAAGGAATCGGCTAGTGATTTTCTCTCAATAAGTAAAAATGTTTTAGAAACTCATCAAGTCATATGCAGAGTCTCATTAGCCTGTTCAGGGTTCTTTAGCTGATAGTAATGCTATCTTATAGACTATTATTCCTCCGGGTGTAGCTGAGACTTGATTTACTCTAAAGCCATACTCCTCTAATATTTTTCTAAATATAACAGAAGCACAGGTTGTTGACTCTAACCCAAATCCAGAGCCCGTAATTCTTATTACTATTCCGTCTTCGTCCTGTTTGAGAAATACATCCTTAACAGGTAGTATGGTTCTGATTTTATTATAAATATTTATTATATCATTAAGACCAGTAACCTTGGTTTTTAAGTAAGAAGCTAGCTGTATGCCTGCTGATTCGCATATCTCTGTAACTCTATTCGAATCATGTTCATATGCTATCCTTATTAGATTTTCAAGATACCACGTGGTCACTGGTATAAGCTCTAAGTCTTTAACTATTTTATAGTACTCAATTAAAGATAACAACGTTTCCGCATTTCCCTCTCTAAGTGCCTCAACCATAGCCTGAATAGCTAGATTTGTAACAGCATACATAGTATAGCCTTTTTTCTTTGCCTCTTGCTCTAATTCTTTCACTAGCTTTTCATCTGCAGCTATATTTATTCTTCCCAATCACTCCCACACTATAAAATAAGAAACTTGAAAAAATAAATAGCTTTTCTTTACAACATGAGGGAAGCCTCGCCCTTTATGGCGGGGAGAAATTCAGCAACGAACGTGTTATCTAGGTGTGAAAAATATTATATCAAAGACTATAAATAAAATGAAAACTATTATAAAACCTCCAAGATACCAATTATCATATTTGAATAAAGCTTTAATCAGATTTGTAAAAGAATCAATTGAATATTCTTTATCATTACTCATAATATTTTATTTCTACCGGTAAAATTTAAAATTTCCTGTAATCATTATAAATTTTTGGTTTAAGTACAAGTCCTAAACGAAATCTTAGCTTTAATAATGAAAGAGTAAAGCTGATGAAGATTTCTTACATACTTTATCATCATGAAATCTCATTCCGTAATTTTGACAATTAAGTTATTAGGTCCCCTATGATCAGGAGCTAAATTATCCATCTGTATTTTAACTATATCGTATCCCAAATTTTTGAAAATCCCATTGCTACCGTCATCCTTAAGGTCTTTAACCAATAATGTCTTATCATTAACCTCTAGGAATGATAAAAGACCTTTATTTATATCTTGAACGCTCACATCAATGATTTTTAGGTTAACCTTCCTGAGGAATTCTCTCAGACTTGTTTTTCCCTTTAAGACGTATTTTTCTCTCTCCCTTTCATAGATGTTCAGTTTGATCTTTTCTGATATATTTAGATTTGTAAGGACATAATCTTGAGAGATTAGTCTCAATATAGAAGATAATGGCGTTTCATCTCCGCTAAAGTCCGAAAATACCTCAGCAATTTGTGGAAAATTAAGTGAAAAAAGCGTTAAAAACCCATCTGCATTAGTTGAGGAAGAGATTTGCGCTAGTAACATTTGATCTCCTAAGATTGTTACATCATCTAAATTTAACAGGGCTGGAGGATAGTTTACTAATATTATTTCTTTAGAAAATTTTTCAAGAGTATCTCTAAGGAACTTTGTCATGGCGTTATCAGAAAAAGTTGATGGATAGCTAATGGTCAGTTTATTTTTAGCGTACATAATATGTCTGTGTAACCAAAGGAGTTCAGCCCTCATGTTGTGAACTAATATTCTATTTTTAGAAACTTTACCCTCCTCATTAAGGATGATTGAGGGGTTCAAAATAAAGATTTTGCATAATTCCTCCCTGTCGTTATTAACTAAGCTTTTTTTGAGATTATTTTTGCATGACGAATTTTCGACGTCTACGCTTATTGTATCATGAATTATATCTAACAACTTATCCTTTTCGGCTATATTACACAGATCTATTACGTCTCCATTTTCCTTTAATATACTTATTAGGTTTTCAAATTCGTGCCTTACTAATGTTGCGGGGGCATAATTATTAAATCCGAAATCGAAAGGATTAATTGAAAGAAACTCCCATAATCGTGGATTAAACATTAAAAACTGTTGCATTATTGATGTGTAAAAACTGATGTATAAAAAATGTTTGTTTTGGTCATGGAAATTTTTCAAATCAAATCTATATTAAATACTTTAGGTAAAATACCCCTTTCATATGTTACAGAATAGAATTTCTCCAAACCTCTTTTAACCTCTGGAAGTGGCACATTATACTCCTGTATGTCAGCCCATATGGTCTTCCTTATAATCTCCTCATCTAAATTTGTCTTATGGGCATCAGCCATTATCCTGGCATCTATTTTAATTATTTCATCTATATGCTTCTCTGCATAATGCTTACTTTTCACATAAGCCTCCTTAAACTTCATAGCTAATTCTCTACCAATGTCCTTACTGATTACAACTAATCCCATAGGCATTGGTGTATCTCCTGCTAACTGTTTCCATAGATCCCACATACTTATTATTCTATTGACTTTTACACCTAGTTTTTCCAGTGCATACATCATCTTCAACTCATGAACTGCGACTAACACATCTCCTTCCTTCCCAAGTGCCTTGATCTCATCAAGAACATTCTTTATTATAACAAGTTTCCTGTACTTGCCAATAAGGAGTTTATAAAGAGTAAAAGCAGTTGTATTATGACCATGCACTATTAACCTGGAGTTTTTTATTTCATCTACCTTAATGGGATTAATGGATATCACAGGCATACCAGTTATCCCGTCTATTGCAGACGCAACAGCCTCTCCGAGGATATAATAATCATTTTGTATATATGGATACATAGCAGCAGAAGGTACGGCGACATCTACATCCTTCTTTAGAACTTTTTCATTAGTATCCTGAACTGTAGAGATTATTTCGAATTCTAGATTGATTCCCTCTGGCTTTACCATTCCCTCTATAAGCGGTATAAACGGATACAGATCACCTGAGTCCGCTAATGGACCAATTTTTATTGTTGTCATAACTCTATATCAATAAGTGATCTAAAAAATGCTTGTTTCAATTGGTTCCAAGAATAAGGTAAAAATAGAGGCTGTTCATGAGGCGATAATGCGTATAGGTTTGAATGCTGAAGTTATTTCTGTGGAAGTAAGTCCTGAAGTTCCACTACAGCCCTTTGGTCATCAGACTTTCATAGGAGCCAGAAATAGAGCGGTTAAATCCTTAAAACAGACTGATTCTGATATAGGTATAGGAATAGAAGGGGGAGTATTTAGCTACGAGAATAGGTTAATGGCGTTTGCAGTGGTCTATGCTGTAAATAGAAATGGTCTCGAGAATTTTTCGTTTTCTACTTCCTTTACACTACCAACAAGTATAACATCCCTTATATTTCAAGGGAAGGAGTTGGGAGAGGCTACGGATATAGTTTTCTCTACAAAAGGGAGTAGGGAGAATGAAGGTGCCATAGGATATCTAACTAAAGTCATCAACAGAAAAGAGCTTTATGTACAACCAGTAATAGCGGCACTTTATCCTTTCTATAATAAGGTGGATTAGTAAATTTTTGTTCCTTTATTTAACTTCAGAAACTGTAAACTTATTTCTAATAGCTCAAGTGGTCTCCTGCTATTTGGTCTCTCCACAGTAGCTAAATAGACACCGTGTTCCTCATGTATATTTTCTTTAGTAGGCTCTCCGTATGGTGAAAATAATATGAAATCATCTACCTTACTCAAAAGTTCACCAATAAATCTATCAACCTTCTCATATAACTTACATTTATCTATTTTAGTATTTGAACTCAGTATTCTATCTAGCGCGGTAATGTCAGCTATAACCGGCTTCTCCTGAATTTTAGATAATATACTTTTCTTAACTAATTCTATTTCTTTTTCAATTTCCACTTCAGCTTTATAATCTATCCCTATCTCTCCGTAGGTAGGGTTAGTAATAGGTATATTAACTAGAGTCGCACCGGTCATTTCCACTAATTTTAGCTTACCAACACTACTCAAAAAAGTGTTTACACCGTGATTGATCTCCATATCCAGAATACTTAGCCATGCTTGGGCAGGATGCTTATTAAGTGTCCTATTAACAACCACTCCTCTGTTAATGTCATTAAAGAGAGTCAATAGAACACGTGGTTGACACTTCATAAAACTGGAGTAGCTTAAACTGTCAATTCCAATTAGCAGTGGTTTCAATTACTATTCACCTAAAACAGACTTTAGCTTATTTTCGATAGTATCTCTGGGAACTGCACCCACTATTGTGTCAACGACCTTACCATTTTTAAATATGAGCACTGTGGGTAAACTCATTATACCAAATTGGTTGGCTATATCACTATTTTCATCAGCATTTACTTTTCCAAAGCCTATTTGAGTATACTCAGACGCCAATTCCTCAATTATTGGGGAAAGGACAAAACATGGAGCACACCATTCAGCCCAAAAATCCACCACAGCGATTTTATGAGATTCTACAAATGAATTAAAATTACTTGAATTTAGTTCAATTACAGGACTGTTCTTGGTCTTAGGCATAATTAGTTAATAGGCTATACTAGGAATTATATTTTTCCCATAAACATAAAATAATAGTGTATAAATAACTTTCTTGGCAAATCATGAACATCTCAATTATAGTTTCAACAAGGGATCCTGTCGGAGAAACTATTAAAAAATTAGGATATAAATTTGAGGAAATTGACGAAGATGAGGTTGATTTCAGATTTGAGAGAGGTGATGCTATAGTCATATTTTCGAGACACCAGAGTTCGTCTAAGACCCCGGCACTCACAGTTCATTATCCAGGAAATCCAAGCTCTCAGGTGTTAGGCGGAGAACCGGAAAAATTAGGGGTTGCATTTCCCAGCTTGTTAACAGCAATTTTTAGAGAAATTAATAAACTTGATATACCTATACAGAAAACTTTAGAGGCTACTCATCACGGACCTACATACCAGAAAGTTCCTATAGTATTTGTTGAAGTTGGAAGTGACCCTACCTATTGGGGTAACGAGAAGATAGTAAAGAGTTTAGTGGAATCTACCTTATCAGCTATAGATAATGTATCGTCACTGTATTGCGAAGAGATTATAGTAGGCTTTGGTGGTCCACACTATGCTCCATATTTCTCCAAGCTAGGAGAAAGAGTCTGTATTGGTCATATAATTTCTAAGTACTATTTAGCTTCAATGAAAGATACTACCATTACAGAAGCTGTGGAGAAGTGTAAGGAGAACGTAGATACTGTAGTATTTGATAGTGTGCCCTTAAGCGTGAGAGATAGAGTTATGTATGTTCTAAAAGACAGGAATCTAAGATTTAAGTTTCATTAAAATCTCATTAGTTAAAGTTAAGGCACCAATAGAAACTAACCTGCAATCTTTTACATTCTGATTAAAACACTTTAAAATTGTCATACTTGCATTTGGCAATATTACACCTAGTCCTGAAAATTCATCGAGATCTAGAACATAAGTAATTAGAGATTTTATGGGATCATGATGTGATACAACGATTGCATTTTCTCTTGTACTTAAGACTGTTTCGGTGAAGTTTATTATCCTTTTAGTCAATTCATCCCATGATTCTAAATCTTTAGGTGTGTTAGATCTATTTTCGGCAATTTTTTTCATTAACTCAATCATATTTACCTTCTTGTTGTTTAATTCTCCAAGTCTTCTCTCCTTCAGTCTATCGTCTATTACGGTAACTAAGTTTAATCCTTCTGAAAGGATAGAAGCTGTCTGATAAGCTCTAAGAATCGGACTTGTGTAGATCTTAGAAAAATTAAGGAATATAATTTTCCTAAGCTCATCCACTGCTTTCTTTGCCTGTCTTTGTCCTTCATCTGTTAATGGGTAAGAGTTTATATCATCAGATAGGATTTGTTGTGTATTTGCATTTGACTGTGCATGCCTTATAAAGACTATAACTGTCATAGTTAAGACTATATGTGGTTACTTTTAAAATAAATTTTTCTCGATAAACTGCTCTTAGAAGGTAATTATTTTAATAGATTATTTCCGTTTTCATTCTATTATACCAAGGATTTATAATAATATGATTGTAATACTAATGGATTGTATAAACACAAAGGAAAAGTTTTTATTTTCCATAACATAATATAATAATGCTATGCAAACCCAATTCAATTCTATTTTAAATAAAACTGTTCATGTAATAAGAGAAGATGACTCTGTAAGATTTGCAGCAGAGGAAATGAAAAAGCATAACATAGGCTCATTAATAGTAATAGACCATAAGGGTAAGGTCTCAGGTATAATAACCGAGAGGGATCTGGTAAGAGCTATTGCTGAAGGAAATATAAACAGTACAGTAAGCAATTATATGACAAGAAATGTGATAGGGGTCACAGAGAATTTTGATCCTAATCAAGCCTTGCAAGTAATGTTAGATCACGGGTTTAGGCATTTGCCTATCATAGGAAAAGATGGTAAAGTCAAAGGGATTCTAAGTATAAGGGATCTAGCAAGAACATTAATTGACCCGCACTATCTGACTTATGGTAAGGAGCCCGAGGAGGTTAGAGGCACAGGAATTATATGCCCAGTTTGTGGAGTAGAGATAGACGAATACGGTTATTGTGGATGTGGTTCGGGTTCAGGGTAATTTTTTATCTTTGAAATCATTTTTTGATATTATGATAATATTCTATGCGGTTGGTGAAAGAGACAGAGCAAAAGAGTTAGTTAGAATAATAACTAAAACAAGATGGAAAACAGTCTCAAAACATGCTATTAAAATAGCTAGTTCATCTGTTAGTGCTTCTATAGTTCTTTTTAAACCCACAAAATCCGGATTAGCTGTTGCGTTATGGTTAAAGCAAAAGGCTGAAGAGTTAGGAATGATAGCATCTGTTGGTTGGTTCACGGAGATCTCTGATGTACCGCCAGATGTTGAAGAAGCGGTAAAGACAGATTTAAACAAATTACTTATGAGAGAACTGGAAGTTCCCTGGTCTCCAAAAGTCGTTCAGTCTTGACTTGCAGTGTTTCATCACTCTTTGTGATTATTACATAATCCACTATTCCATTCAGGTACTTTAGTACTCTTGAGAACCTCTTCTGGTCGAATGTCATAAATGACTCATCAATTATGAAGAATGGCGCTTTGAAGTATTCCTTCAGCCCTACTAGAATAAGTATTAAAGCTAACGTGGTTTTTTCTGACGTTGACAGTCTTCTTAACTCCATAGTTACTCCGTCTTTCTTTATTACCAATCTATACTTTTCATCTATCTCAGCGGTGTAATTGAACTCTAATTCTTTCAATATACTATTTGATAATGTCTCAAATTCTTCCTTGACTACAGTTAGTCTTCTTATATACTCTCTATTTATATCATCTATCTGCTTGTTTATATCATCTATCTGCTTCTTAAGGCTTTCAATCTCCTCTGCGACCTTCTTAGGAATACCTAACTGCTGTAATTGAAGTTCTAACTCACTTCTCCTTTTTCTCAGTTCTTCAATTCTCTTGTCAATGTCATTATCTTTGCTCTCGACCTCATAAGTAGATTCTACTCTTTCTTCTAGACTCTTTAACTGTTTCTGCAAAGCCTCAATTGTTCTGTTTATTACACTTGCCTCAATATTCAGATTTTCTAGCGCTTTACTCTTTTGCGCAATTAACTCCTCAGTTCTTTCAATTTCTTTTACTTTCTGTAATAACTCGCTTCTTCTCATTTTTTTCTTGTTTATATTGTTTATGATGTCATTCTTTGTACGGTCTAATTCATTAATATCCTTCTTTACGGTTTCAAACCTAACTTTCCATAAATCTGGCTCTACTTTACTTCCACAAACTGGGCACATACTGGAGTGTATTCTCTCCGCTTCTTGTATATCTTGTAATATTCTAGTTAATACACCTTGTTCAATCTCTATTGAGTTTTGTCTGTTAATTAATGAGTCTAACTCTCTATCTATCTCCTGAATTTCTTTTGTTAATTTATCCTTTAATTCAATGTTAGCTTTTCCATTAAGTTCCTCTAACTCTTGGGTTAGTTTTTGTATTTTAGTTTCTTTTTCTTTCAATTCTTTAATTTTAGCCTGGATACGCTCCCTTATTTCAACTATTCTATTCTGTCTTGTTATTTTTATGGTCTGCTCCGTTTGTACCGTCACATTTTCCTTTTCCTTTTCAAGCCTTTCAATTTCCAGATTGATGTTCTCTAATTCATTAGCAATTTTCTTTATATCATCATAAGTTCTCAAAAGATTGTTGTAGTTGCTCTTTACCTCCTCCAATTTCATGATCAGACTCTCTCTTCTTCGCTTTAACTCATCAATTCTGGATGTTGAAGATATAAACCACTCTATATTTTCGTCTCCTGTTATTATCCTAGCTATCAATGGGTTTTCAGGTGAGAAGTATGATAGTAGTGTTGCGTTCTTGTCATCAGCTATTAAATTCTTTTCTTCTAAAATTCTATTTTTTATTCTCTTTAGTCTTCTAAAATATTTCTTGCCGTCCATTTCAACCTCTACAAAACCTTCATCACTAAATACATTCAAAAGATCCTCAGCTGTAATTTCATTGGTCAGCAAGGATACTAGGGCTTTCGACAGTGAGGTTTTCCCGTAAGCGTTAGGTGCTCTGTATATAGTGATGCCTTTCTCTAGGGATAATACTAGCTCTCTATTTATACCACCAATATTTAATATTCTAACTTGCATTATGCAGACGTTAGACTTCTTTACTTAAAAATATTACTCTTGAAATTCGCCGTTTGTTCTATGTTTTCAATCATATTATTATATTTTTTAAAAAGTAAAAATTCATTTGTATCAGAAAGTGTATACTCACTCTATGTTAAAAATTAAGGAGTTATACTGATGATATTCACTTCAAATAAAATTTTGTTTCACTAAATTTAAAATAAGATTATGGCTAAAAGAAAAGTTATATTCGACAGTGATACCGCAAGTGATGATATCATAGCACTTATGTTAGCATCAGATTTTTTTGAAGTAAAAGGAGTCACAATAGTAGCAGGTAACGTGAAATTTGAGAACGAAATTAGAAATGCCCTATTTACCTTAGAGTATTCTGGACTATCCGATATACCTGTTTTTGTAGGAAGCAATAGACCAATTTTGGGTAAGTGGAGGACGGTGGAGGAAGTTCATGGTAAGAACGGAATGGGCGACTGGAAAATTCCTGAGCCCACTAAAAAACCAGAAAGGGAGCATGCTATAGATGCCATAATAAGGCTTTCAAAAGAATATAATGGAGAGCTTGAAATCCTTGCGGTTTCACCTTTAACAAATCTGGCTCTTGCATATCTAAAAGACCATGATTTGGTGAAAAGAATTAGGAAGGTTTGGATAATGGGTGGGGCATTTTCCAAGGGCAATACCACTCCCCTAGCAGAGTTTAACTTCTGGGTTGATCCTGAGGCTGCAAATATCGTAATTTCAGCTGGGTTTGATATAACAGTGGTACCCTGGGAAGTAACAGAGGAGTCTGCAACAATTTATGACAATGAATGGGAAAAAATTGAAAGATTGGGAAATAGAAGGTCGGAGTTTTTTATAAATGTAAATAGGGTTTTGCGGGAATATTCCAAATCTGTGGGATCTAAAGGGAGTGTTCATCCAGACTCTTTAACCGTCTCGATTGCATATGATAATAGTTTAGCTCTATCATATGTCTACAAGAGTATATCTGTTGAGACATGTTCCTATTCGAGAGGGGCTATGCTAATTGATTGGTATAACCAGTTTAAAGATAGAAATTCAGTACAAATAGTACTAAAGGCTGACGAAAAGAAGTTTAAGCAATACCTTTTTGATTATCTTTCCCAAGCTTAGAACAATTAGCTACAGTGACTATGTTTAGGCTTTTCACGTCAATTCCTTTTTCAATTAATTGTTTATATACCTGGTCAAGATTAATATCGACGTCAATTATTGTATTTAGATCCTCACAATAAACATTTACGTGGAGGTCCCTCTTCATTTCATACCAAGTAACTCCACCTACCTCAAAGGAGTTCAATAGACCAGCCTTTTCTAGGGCATTTAGCGTATTGTAAACTGTCGATAAGCTTATTGTTGGTTCTATTTTTTTCAATTCGTTGTAAATCTGCTCTCCATTAAAATGTCCTCCATTATGGACTAGTTTAAGTATTGATATTCTTTGTGGCGTCGCTTTTAATCCGTGTGTTCTCAGTACATTTATGATTTCTGCTTCCATCGTGTTATATAGGAACTCCGTAGAATTTAAAATTATTTTTTTCTCGGTACTCAGAATTATTTTAAAAATAATTTAAGTGATTTTAAATGTTTATTGGATAACATTTTATTTCAATATAATACTCTATATAAACCTCTAAGAATTCATGGTTTCAATGTAACAATTATAATTTTTTATATATAAAAACACCTGATATAATCTATGAGATACACAGAATATATATTAAATGTTAACATACACCGTAAATATATTTAATTTAACTTATTGTTTATTAAAAAAATCTAAAATCTATGAGTATACAATATACTAAAAAACAAAGGTTTTGAGACTATTATACTTTGATATGAAAATTACATGAATATGAATTTAGGTAAGAGCTATTTTTCAAGGAAGGAATTATTTTCCTTAAAAATTACTAAATATTCCCTCAAAAACTAGAATAAAAAGAGTATGGTGCTAAAATAAATATATTTTAAGTGTAGTATTTTGATAAAATATTTGTAATATTGGTATATAAGGCTGAGACGCGTTATAATTATATTAGATGGAGCGGTTCAGAGAACTTTTAATTGATCTGTCTGTCTCACCTAAAATACAAAACTACGACCAAATAATTCAAGAAGGCAACAGGAAAAAGTATTCTTGTGGTAACTTCTATGAAGGAAAATGCAGAAAATATCTGGTAAATTCAGAAGCTCCAGCACTATGGATTTCAAATAACGAAATGGATCCACATCCAATTTTATGTTATATATGTCCATATTTTTCTTTAAGGCAAGATGATAGCAGAAGGGTAGCTTTCGATCTGTTTGAGATTTTACTTTACTATGAAAGTCTAGGAGAACAAATAGAGAAGGAGTTAATAATTATGGATCAGAAGACTTCGCTTTCAAACCAGAATTTTTACATCAGAAGACGAAGAGAGGAACTAATTCATTTACTTGAGGAGACAAGATCTAAACTACGTATAAGTAAACTGTTGATCCAAATATTGTTTAAAAAATAATTGTCGGTCCTCTGCTCATAGCGACCTGATAGTCTTACTTGCAGAGGCGATCCTGCCAAATAATTATTTGTGAAAACTACTTAATAAAATTGGCTAGGCCACCAGCTTATGTCTTTTCTTTTCATCTCAAGAATGCTGTAAATTCTCTCTCTATCCTCTTTACCAACCCTCACATCCTTATGAACCTTTATAAGTGGATAAGGATATCCCTTTAGAGAAACGGGTTTTAGAACCTTTAAATACTCAAATATTCTGTCGGCACTGAAGAAATCTAATCTAAATAATCTTTCAGATGGTTCCAATCTTACATTTGTAAAATAGTAGTTTAAGCCTGATAACAATTTACTAGCCTTCCTTGATAAAATGTAATTTTCATCTATTTTCTTTTCTAGAATCTTTGAATAACCACAATCCTGCGTGAATAACTCTAGGATGGTTATATCGGAATAAGCCTGTTTGAATAAATCACTAGACTTACTGTTTTTAGAGATAAATAATAGTTTATCCTTATATCTTGATACTAGTTCAGATAAAACTAATTGATTTTCAGCAATAAGGAATCTTAGCATGTTATCTTCGTCTTTTTCTTCCAATGATAGTATCTTGTCAATACTAACTATATCATCCAATAAATCTAGTTTCAATTCCGATTTATGCCTTCCTAATTTTTTACTAAAACTTCCATCTAGAAGAACATAGTCAACATTTTCTACTAGTTTTAGTGCCAATTGTAATTCTAGCAGTTGCATCAATAATTCTATTCTTTCCTTCGCGTAATTACCTGGACTAAAAATATGAACTAATACCTTACCCTCACTATTTATTTCGTTTATTCCTTCAAATACTATCGCTTTAGCATTTACTATAAATATAACTCCTTGCCTTGTTTCCTTAACCCACATACCTCCATCTATAGCCAATAGCTTCTTACTATGCTCAACACTTTCAGGAGAGTAATTAATCCACAGTTCATTAAGAATACTTTCTACACTCTCGCTTAATTCCTTGTGTATTGCATGCGAATCCCTCATTATTTTCTCCTTCATTTTAATTAGTTCTTCATATGCCTTATCTATCATAACTTGACACCTCTACCTTACTAGTGTCTCCCTTCTTCTCCACTCTTATGATATAGTCGCCTGCCTGAATCAATTCTTGATCA is drawn from Sulfolobus acidocaldarius SUSAZ and contains these coding sequences:
- a CDS encoding Fur family transcriptional regulator, giving the protein MEAEIINVLRTHGLKATPQRISILKLVHNGGHFNGEQIYNELKKIEPTISLSTVYNTLNALEKAGLLNSFEVGGVTWYEMKRDLHVNVYCEDLNTIIDVDINLDQVYKQLIEKGIDVKSLNIVTVANCSKLGKDNQKGIA
- a CDS encoding ABC transporter substrate-binding protein, which produces MTTIKIGPLADSGDLYPFIPLIEGMVKPEGINLEFEIISTVQDTNEKVLKKDVDVAVPSAAMYPYIQNDYYILGEAVASAIDGITGMPVISINPIKVDEIKNSRLIVHGHNTTAFTLYKLLIGKYRKLVIIKNVLDEIKALGKEGDVLVAVHELKMMYALEKLGVKVNRIISMWDLWKQLAGDTPMPMGLVVISKDIGRELAMKFKEAYVKSKHYAEKHIDEIIKIDARIMADAHKTNLDEEIIRKTIWADIQEYNVPLPEVKRGLEKFYSVTYERGILPKVFNIDLI
- a CDS encoding nucleoside hydrolase translates to MAKRKVIFDSDTASDDIIALMLASDFFEVKGVTIVAGNVKFENEIRNALFTLEYSGLSDIPVFVGSNRPILGKWRTVEEVHGKNGMGDWKIPEPTKKPEREHAIDAIIRLSKEYNGELEILAVSPLTNLALAYLKDHDLVKRIRKVWIMGGAFSKGNTTPLAEFNFWVDPEAANIVISAGFDITVVPWEVTEESATIYDNEWEKIERLGNRRSEFFINVNRVLREYSKSVGSKGSVHPDSLTVSIAYDNSLALSYVYKSISVETCSYSRGAMLIDWYNQFKDRNSVQIVLKADEKKFKQYLFDYLSQA
- a CDS encoding non-canonical purine NTP phosphatase, with the translated sequence MLVSIGSKNKVKIEAVHEAIMRIGLNAEVISVEVSPEVPLQPFGHQTFIGARNRAVKSLKQTDSDIGIGIEGGVFSYENRLMAFAVVYAVNRNGLENFSFSTSFTLPTSITSLIFQGKELGEATDIVFSTKGSRENEGAIGYLTKVINRKELYVQPVIAALYPFYNKVD
- a CDS encoding 16S rRNA methyltransferase translates to MRLNLILLDSALELVPREIISHPAVVKNAVRRGKKAENTLLDISLHYKAMRNLENVNKRGRPDIVHFALLLFLTLEEEIRGDLFVHTIDGKIIFVDRQMRPPKNYNRFVGLMEQLLLEGKIPPKGDRSLMQITNLKLKDLSRKYSSLIVLSESGRKVNPTDLCKLIHQNVLFGVGGFAHGDFSSEVKESASDFLSISKNVLETHQVICRVSLACSGFFS
- a CDS encoding phosphoglycerate mutase; translation: MTVIVFIRHAQSNANTQQILSDDINSYPLTDEGQRQAKKAVDELRKIIFLNFSKIYTSPILRAYQTASILSEGLNLVTVIDDRLKERRLGELNNKKVNMIELMKKIAENRSNTPKDLESWDELTKRIINFTETVLSTRENAIVVSHHDPIKSLITYVLDLDEFSGLGVILPNASMTILKCFNQNVKDCRLVSIGALTLTNEILMKLKS
- a CDS encoding D-tyrosyl-tRNA(Tyr) deacylase — translated: MNISIIVSTRDPVGETIKKLGYKFEEIDEDEVDFRFERGDAIVIFSRHQSSSKTPALTVHYPGNPSSQVLGGEPEKLGVAFPSLLTAIFREINKLDIPIQKTLEATHHGPTYQKVPIVFVEVGSDPTYWGNEKIVKSLVESTLSAIDNVSSLYCEEIIVGFGGPHYAPYFSKLGERVCIGHIISKYYLASMKDTTITEAVEKCKENVDTVVFDSVPLSVRDRVMYVLKDRNLRFKFH
- a CDS encoding thioredoxin; amino-acid sequence: MPKTKNSPVIELNSSNFNSFVESHKIAVVDFWAEWCAPCFVLSPIIEELASEYTQIGFGKVNADENSDIANQFGIMSLPTVLIFKNGKVVDTIVGAVPRDTIENKLKSVLGE